A single Microbaculum marinisediminis DNA region contains:
- a CDS encoding DsbA family protein, whose translation MIVNRRHVLFTGVAAAATLGAGVATARLLGRPTVPVDMGDKPTLVSADMAELMQAGPLGENALGDPNAPVTIVEYASMTCSHCATFHNETYPALKEKYFDTGKVYFVFREFPLDPVATAAFMLARCVPESQYFTFVEALFKNQNLWAFTNDRIGGLTKMAKQAGLSQEKFEQCLTNQELLDGVNWVKTRGAETFDVNSTPTFFINGEIVRGALPLDQFEEKIDQLLPS comes from the coding sequence ATGATCGTGAACCGCAGACACGTTCTTTTCACCGGCGTCGCCGCCGCAGCCACGCTCGGCGCGGGCGTGGCGACCGCTCGCTTGCTGGGGCGCCCGACCGTCCCTGTGGATATGGGGGACAAGCCGACGCTCGTCTCGGCCGACATGGCCGAACTGATGCAGGCCGGCCCGCTCGGCGAGAACGCGCTGGGCGATCCCAACGCGCCGGTCACCATCGTCGAATACGCGTCGATGACCTGCAGCCATTGCGCCACCTTCCACAACGAGACCTATCCGGCACTCAAGGAAAAATACTTCGATACCGGCAAGGTCTATTTCGTCTTCCGCGAGTTCCCGCTCGACCCCGTCGCCACCGCCGCCTTCATGCTGGCGCGGTGCGTCCCGGAGAGCCAGTACTTCACCTTCGTCGAGGCGCTGTTCAAGAACCAGAACCTGTGGGCCTTCACAAACGACCGGATCGGCGGCTTGACCAAAATGGCCAAGCAGGCCGGACTCTCACAGGAAAAATTCGAGCAGTGCTTGACGAATCAGGAACTGCTTGACGGGGTGAACTGGGTTAAGACGCGCGGAGCCGAGACTTTCGACGTAAACTCGACGCCGACGTTTTTCATCAATGGCGAGATCGTACGTGGGGCGCTTCCGCTCGACCAGTTCGAAGAAAAGATCGATCAGCTCCTGCCGAGCTGA
- the smc gene encoding chromosome segregation protein SMC, with protein MKLTRLRIVGFKSFVDPSEIHIEPGLTGIVGPNGCGKSNLVEAVRWVMGESSHKSLRASGMDDVIFSGSGSRPSRNSAEVALVIDNSARRAPAQFNDADVLEVSRRIEREAGSVYKINGKDTRARDVQLLFADASTGAHSPAMVRQGQIGELISAKPRDRRKILEEAAGIAGLHSRRHEAELRLRAAEQNMARLDDVIAQLAQQLDSLKRQARQASRYKALSADIRKTEAILWHLRRQAALQAITDREAAVREAAAIVAGLTQAAAAAATARTEATSILPALREKEAEVAARLRHLTVTRDGIDREKRQVLERREELGGRLSQISADLERERATIASTNETIQRLDEEEAEIKAEAERAEANGEELKRRLSATETTLQEAEARLAEATANAAELTARRRQFERIVRDESDRLAKLEKQLADIEREAAALASSDTTREIAALSAAVDAAQAEVESREAATVEADQALTAARDALEAARAPTADAERDLKGLETEHRTLERVLAVDDGALWPPLIDAVTVRRGFEAALGAAFGEDLDHPAEDGAAIHWSMVAPDAADPALPAGARPMSEVVKAPDVLARALSQVGLVEHADGARLQTQLKPGQRLVTKSGDLWRWDGFTAAADAPTAAAKRLEQRNRVAELAREIEAARGRLETARTTLADNEAAARTAAEQATAARDASRAARGHLKDASERRSAAERKATQDTARSSALEEAKVRITQSIEEARATHREASAGLKALAGQGDPDARIELLKAETATARGQYAEARSAVDSLAKEADLRRTRAERNKAERRRWSDRIADGDKHLNTLAAREDQIRREWASLEEVPARLDARRAALANEIDAAEAARKAAADALATGDTRLTEADRVAKEADETLAGAREAKAREEATLEGLRQRLVDLEESIEEALERPADQALAVAGLDAESELPPADKLEADHERYKRDRDRLGSVNLRAEEEMREVETRHDALTTERGDLEGAIHRLRGAIGGLNREGRERLLAAFDTVNGHFQSLFTRLFGGGAAELKLTESDDPLEAGLEIIARPPGKRPSSLTLLSGGEQALTATALIFAVFLTNPAPICVLDEVDAPLDDANVERFCDLVEEIARSTETRFLVITHNPISMARMDRLFGVTMAERGVSQLVSVDFGGAMDLREAG; from the coding sequence ATGAAACTCACGCGCCTGCGCATCGTCGGCTTCAAGTCCTTCGTCGATCCCTCCGAAATCCACATCGAGCCGGGGCTGACGGGCATCGTCGGCCCGAACGGCTGCGGCAAGTCCAATCTGGTCGAGGCCGTTCGCTGGGTGATGGGCGAGAGCTCGCACAAGAGCCTGCGCGCCTCCGGCATGGACGATGTCATCTTCTCGGGCAGCGGCAGCCGGCCGAGCCGCAATTCGGCGGAAGTCGCGCTCGTCATCGACAATTCCGCCCGGCGCGCGCCGGCACAGTTCAACGACGCCGACGTTCTGGAAGTCTCGCGCCGCATCGAGCGCGAGGCCGGCTCGGTCTACAAGATCAACGGCAAGGATACACGCGCCCGCGACGTGCAGCTCCTGTTCGCCGACGCCTCGACCGGCGCCCATTCGCCGGCGATGGTGCGGCAGGGCCAGATCGGCGAGCTGATCTCGGCGAAGCCGCGCGACCGCCGCAAGATCCTGGAAGAAGCCGCCGGCATCGCCGGCCTGCACAGCCGCCGCCACGAGGCCGAACTCCGGCTGCGCGCCGCCGAGCAGAACATGGCGCGCCTCGACGACGTCATCGCCCAGCTCGCCCAGCAGCTCGACAGCCTCAAGCGGCAGGCCCGACAGGCATCCCGCTATAAGGCCCTGTCGGCGGATATCCGCAAGACCGAGGCGATCCTGTGGCACCTGCGACGGCAGGCGGCGTTGCAGGCGATCACCGACCGGGAGGCGGCCGTCCGCGAGGCCGCCGCTATCGTCGCGGGGCTGACCCAGGCCGCAGCCGCGGCTGCCACCGCGCGGACCGAGGCGACCTCCATCCTGCCCGCCCTGCGCGAGAAGGAAGCCGAGGTCGCCGCCCGGCTGCGCCATCTGACGGTGACCCGCGACGGTATCGACCGGGAGAAACGGCAGGTCCTGGAGCGCCGCGAAGAGCTCGGCGGGCGGCTTTCCCAGATCAGCGCCGACCTCGAGCGCGAACGCGCGACCATCGCCTCGACCAACGAGACGATCCAGCGACTGGACGAGGAAGAGGCCGAGATCAAGGCCGAGGCCGAGCGCGCCGAGGCGAATGGCGAGGAGCTGAAGCGCCGGCTGTCGGCGACCGAGACGACCCTGCAGGAGGCCGAGGCGCGACTGGCCGAAGCCACCGCCAACGCGGCCGAGCTGACGGCGCGCCGGCGCCAGTTCGAGCGCATCGTTCGCGACGAGTCCGACCGCCTCGCAAAGCTCGAGAAACAACTGGCCGATATCGAGCGGGAAGCCGCCGCGCTCGCCTCCTCCGACACCACCCGCGAGATCGCGGCGCTGAGTGCCGCGGTCGACGCGGCCCAGGCGGAGGTCGAGTCCCGCGAGGCCGCGACGGTCGAAGCCGATCAGGCCCTGACCGCGGCCCGCGACGCCTTGGAAGCGGCGCGTGCGCCGACGGCGGATGCGGAACGCGACCTCAAGGGCCTGGAAACCGAGCATCGGACGCTGGAGCGCGTGCTCGCGGTCGACGATGGCGCGCTGTGGCCGCCGTTGATCGACGCGGTGACCGTACGACGCGGCTTCGAAGCCGCGCTGGGTGCGGCCTTCGGCGAGGACCTCGATCACCCGGCCGAAGATGGCGCCGCTATCCACTGGAGTATGGTCGCGCCCGACGCCGCCGATCCGGCGCTGCCGGCGGGCGCGCGCCCGATGTCGGAGGTGGTCAAGGCGCCGGACGTGCTGGCCCGCGCCCTGTCCCAGGTCGGCCTGGTCGAGCACGCCGACGGCGCGCGACTGCAGACCCAGCTCAAGCCCGGCCAGCGGCTGGTGACCAAGTCCGGCGACCTGTGGCGCTGGGACGGCTTTACCGCCGCCGCGGACGCCCCGACCGCCGCCGCCAAGCGCCTCGAACAACGCAACCGCGTCGCCGAGCTCGCCCGCGAGATCGAAGCCGCGAGAGGCCGGCTCGAGACCGCCCGCACGACCCTCGCCGATAACGAGGCCGCCGCCCGGACGGCAGCCGAGCAGGCGACCGCGGCACGGGACGCCTCGCGGGCGGCGCGCGGCCACCTGAAGGACGCCTCGGAACGACGGTCGGCCGCCGAGCGCAAGGCGACCCAGGACACCGCCCGCAGCAGTGCGCTGGAAGAGGCCAAGGTTCGGATCACCCAATCCATCGAGGAGGCGCGCGCCACGCATCGCGAGGCGTCCGCCGGCCTCAAGGCGCTTGCCGGCCAGGGCGACCCGGATGCGCGGATCGAACTGTTGAAGGCCGAGACGGCGACGGCGCGCGGCCAATATGCCGAAGCCCGCTCGGCCGTCGATTCGCTCGCCAAGGAGGCGGACCTGCGTCGGACCCGCGCCGAGCGCAACAAGGCCGAGCGGCGGCGCTGGTCGGACCGGATCGCCGATGGCGACAAACATCTCAACACCCTGGCGGCCCGCGAAGACCAGATCCGCAGGGAATGGGCCTCCCTGGAGGAGGTGCCGGCGCGGCTCGACGCCAGGCGCGCCGCGCTCGCCAACGAGATCGATGCGGCGGAGGCCGCGCGCAAGGCCGCCGCGGACGCCCTGGCAACCGGCGATACCCGGCTGACCGAGGCCGACCGGGTCGCCAAGGAAGCCGACGAGACCCTCGCCGGTGCCCGCGAGGCCAAGGCGCGCGAGGAGGCAACGCTCGAAGGCCTGCGCCAGCGGCTCGTCGATCTGGAGGAATCGATCGAGGAGGCGCTGGAACGCCCCGCCGATCAGGCCCTCGCGGTCGCCGGTCTCGACGCCGAATCGGAGCTGCCGCCGGCCGACAAGCTTGAAGCCGACCATGAGCGCTACAAGCGCGACCGCGACCGGCTCGGCAGCGTCAACCTGCGCGCCGAGGAGGAAATGCGCGAGGTCGAAACCCGTCACGACGCCCTGACGACCGAACGCGGCGACCTGGAAGGGGCGATCCACCGGCTGCGCGGCGCCATCGGCGGCCTCAACCGGGAAGGCCGGGAGCGCCTGCTCGCCGCCTTCGACACCGTCAACGGGCACTTCCAGAGCCTCTTCACCCGCCTGTTCGGCGGCGGCGCGGCCGAACTGAAGCTGACCGAATCGGACGATCCGCTCGAAGCGGGCCTCGAGATCATCGCCCGTCCGCCCGGAAAGCGCCCCTCCTCGCTCACGCTCCTGTCGGGCGGCGAGCAAGCCCTGACGGCGACGGCCCTGATCTTCGCGGTGTTCCTGACCAATCCGGCGCCGATCTGCGTGCTCGACGAGGTTGACGCGCCACTGGACGACGCCAATGTCGAACGCTTCTGCGACCTCGTCGAGGAAATCGCGCGGTCGACCGAAACGCGCTTCCTGGTGATCACCCACAACCCGATCTCGATGGCGCGGATGGACCGGCTGTTCGGGGTGACGATGGCCGAGCGCGGCGTGAGCCAGCTGGTCTCCGTCGACTTCGGCGGCGCGATGGACCTGCGCGAAGCCGGTTGA
- a CDS encoding AtpZ/AtpI family protein, translating into MSEAPESGPGTVKPAASPAELDSRRKALRASLEGARRRHEPPPETSARGNALGMAFRVATEFVAGLMVGGGIGWYLDDWIGSRPLFFLVFLALGATAGIMNVIRSAYRMNAAAAEETEPETSDRSDPAGIAGKSERRN; encoded by the coding sequence ATGAGCGAAGCACCGGAGAGCGGACCGGGTACCGTTAAACCAGCAGCCAGTCCGGCTGAACTTGATAGCCGCCGCAAGGCACTCAGAGCCTCGCTCGAAGGTGCACGGCGACGTCATGAACCGCCGCCCGAGACGTCCGCGCGCGGAAACGCACTCGGAATGGCCTTCAGGGTCGCGACCGAGTTCGTGGCGGGACTGATGGTCGGTGGTGGTATCGGCTGGTATCTGGATGACTGGATCGGCTCGCGTCCGCTGTTTTTCCTGGTGTTTCTCGCCCTTGGCGCGACAGCAGGGATTATGAACGTTATCCGCTCGGCGTATCGCATGAATGCGGCCGCGGCGGAGGAGACTGAACCGGAGACTTCGGATCGCAGCGATCCGGCCGGCATTGCCGGTAAATCTGAACGTCGGAATTAG